From the Deltaproteobacteria bacterium genome, the window GAGCCCGATCCGGAGACAAACCTGGTGAATATCCTGGAAGAGAACCGACCGGACATCATCGGCTTGGGCATACGCAACCTGGACACCTGCCTCTCCTGCGAACCCCACGGCGATTATGCCGGCAAAGATTTCAGGACCTTTTACTTCCTTCCGGAAATACGGAAAATCGTCGATTTCCTCAAGATGCATTCCCCCGGGATCCCTGTCATTGCGGGGGGAGGGGGATTTACCATCTCTCCCAAGGCGATTTTGGAATACCTAGATATCGAATACGGGATAACAGGAGAGGGCGAAGAACCGATCAGGCAGTTTGTGGATGCCTTTCCGGACAGAGAAAGGATCCGGGGGGTCAGCGGGCTCGTCTACAGGGATGAAGGAGGTGTCCGGCACAATCCCCGGAATGCCTTTGGTTTTGCCGAAGGCACCGGTTCAGGCATCCGGGAAGCGAGATTCCGCTTCGCCTTTGAGACCACCGGTCTTCCGGTGCAGGTGAAGCGGGGGTGCAATCAGACGTGCAGCTACTGCGTGGAGCCGATCATCGAGACCGGGAAAATCGTATTCAGGGAAATGGATCGGATCATCGCGGAACTAAAGGCCCTGTCCCAGGGGGATGCCGGGATCAGGGAGATATTTTTTGTGGACACCGAATTCAATCTTCCGGATCTCACCTACTGTACCCGTTTGATTCAACGGATTATCCTGGAAGGCCTTCATGAGCGGTTTGGTTTCACCTCGCAGTTTTTGCCCAAGCCCTTTGATTCCGATTTTGCCGCGCTTCTGGCCGAAGCCGGGTTTTCCATTATTCTGACCTGCGACAGCTTCTCCGATACGGTCCTGAAGCGGAATTATACCTCCTATTGCCGGAGGGATATCCGGAACACCCTGGAGATGTGTGAACACCACGGCCTCCCCTGCACCCTGTCCATGATCTTCGGCCTTCCCGGCGAAACCTATGAGACCGTGGAGGATTCCATTGAACAGATGAAAAGATACGGGCCGGGTCCTTTGAGACGGTATGAATATACGGTGGGCGGAAGGATCTATCAGGGGACCCGCTTATGTCGGATGGTTGAGAAGGGTGAAGGATTGGAGCATGTCTATGGAATGCGGTCCCAGGGGTATCTGGCCCCTTGCTATTTCTGTTCCCCTGAAAGCCCGTTTACCCTGAAAAAATATATAGAGAAGGGTCTGGGTTACGCCATCGCCTACGACAACCCCTATGATGGGGCGGCCGGCCGGTCTCTCGCCATGGCCTATATGGCGGACCAGGAACAGTGGGACCGGGTCGTTT encodes:
- a CDS encoding radical SAM protein; translation: MKNANILLLYTDRYYLTKQVYPFGLDLIADHLRWHGHRVTLEYPFLPEPDPETNLVNILEENRPDIIGLGIRNLDTCLSCEPHGDYAGKDFRTFYFLPEIRKIVDFLKMHSPGIPVIAGGGGFTISPKAILEYLDIEYGITGEGEEPIRQFVDAFPDRERIRGVSGLVYRDEGGVRHNPRNAFGFAEGTGSGIREARFRFAFETTGLPVQVKRGCNQTCSYCVEPIIETGKIVFREMDRIIAELKALSQGDAGIREIFFVDTEFNLPDLTYCTRLIQRIILEGLHERFGFTSQFLPKPFDSDFAALLAEAGFSIILTCDSFSDTVLKRNYTSYCRRDIRNTLEMCEHHGLPCTLSMIFGLPGETYETVEDSIEQMKRYGPGPLRRYEYTVGGRIYQGTRLCRMVEKGEGLEHVYGMRSQGYLAPCYFCSPESPFTLKKYIEKGLGYAIAYDNPYDGAAGRSLAMAYMADQEQWDRVVSIFTASSIPARLRIYDYLFQKMTGAGRIHEAKIISENLLTAMEGDAGNDYGEEVSLIRFYLGCLMQ